The genomic interval TTTTAAACAGTGTATAAACTATGTGTCATCTATGTGGTCTATGTGGTTCAAGCTACTTAACGGAATGGGCTCAAGGATAACCTAAGTAATCTTATTACAATTTTTCCCTTGAATGCTGTAAAATTGAGTAAAGCAATTCTCTCGCCCTAAACAATTGCGCCTTGATGGTTCCAAGGGGCATATCAAATTCAGCCGCAATTTCGAGATAGGAATATTCACGGAAATAACGAAGTTCAATGAGTTTACGATAATGGGGTTTTAAGCGGTCAACAATATCATGCATCAGAATCGTTTTCTGCTTGCGGATTAAATTTTCAACCGGGTCGGGTTGCTCGCAAGGAATACCTGGCGGACAATAAATATGGCCCTCGCTGTCTTCAAAAGTATCATCAATGGAGAGCGTATGTCGCTTGGTTTTGCGTTTGTAATCAATAAAATGATTGGAGGCTATTTTATTGATCCATGTAATAAATGCAAACTCAGGCGTGAATTGATGCAGGTTCTGAAAGGCTTTTCCAAAAGTTTCGATAGTGAGGTCATCGGCGGTGGTTTCATCTTTCGACTTTTTAAGCAGCAACTCATATACAGGCTTCCAATACAGCCGCATGAGTTCAGCATAGGCTCTCTGATCGCCCTGACCAATGGCCAGTTTTATCAGATCCTGATCACGCAGTGAACGCTCGCTCTGAGGGCCTTTTACTTCCATTTCTTGCTTTTGAAAACCAGACTATTAAGCGCCAGTAAAGGGTTGAAAAATGTGAAAAACGGATCGAACATTGGCGAAAGTAAAAATAAATTCCTTTCGTTCAGTTTTTTCGCACCATAACCATAAAGCACCATCCGGCTTATCAATCTTAATCCTTGCGCCCCAAGTACAAACGGCCAGTAAAATTGGATGGCAAGCAGATAAATCAATGATAAATAATAAACTACCGCACTCACAGCCTGGATTCCGAGAAGGTTCTTGTATTTAGATTTATAATACCTGCCGGTAGTAAAATGCCTTCGTTTTTGGGTAATCCAGGATTTGAGGGTTTTCTTGGGTTCGGAAAAAACATAGGAAGCTGGATTTAATTCTATGCGTGTGTTGATGCGGGTTGCCGCTGCATTAATAAATAAATCGTCATCACCTGAACTGATGTGATAATGGTTGATAAACCCTTTGTGTTTGTAAAACAGCGACTTTTTATAAGAAAGGTTTCGCCCAACACCCATGTATGCTCTTCCTGAGAGCGCGAATGAAAAATATTGAATTGCAATCTGAAATGTGTCGTAACGGATGAAAAGGTTTAGCAAGCCTGGCAGTTTTTCGTACGGCCCGTATCCCAACACAATTTCCGCATCTTTATCATAACTTGCCTGCATTTCTCTGATCCATTGGTTCGAAACTGGCCGGCAATCGGCATCGGTGAGCAGCAATATTTCATTCTTCGCAGATTTAATGCCCACGCTGAGTGGAAATTTTTTGCTCCTGAAAAAGACAACACTTTGTGTAACGTTAACAACTTTAAGTCGTGGGTATTGTTGAGCCAGCAGGGTGAGTACCATCTCAGTTTCATCGTGCGAACCATCATTCACAACGATCACCTCAAAATCAGGATAATCCTGTTCAAGAACCAGGGGCAGATTTTTTTCAAGTTTGTAAGCTTCATTATGTGCAGCTATTACAACAGAAACGGGTTCGCTACCGTCAGAACCCGGCCGGCGCTTAACAAAAGCGAGCCTGCTGTAAAAAAACCAGTAGTAGAAAAGCTGGACCAGCCAGGCGAAAGCGAAAATGCCCAGCACTATCATGCCGGAATTATTGATAAGAAAGGTGGTTAGCATCGTTTCGTTCATGAGGCGGCAAAAGTATCCAATCTCTGATAATTAGTATAAATTTGGCACTTTGTTTTAACAGGCGACTTATGAACACTTATGAAATTTGAATTAACAACAAAAGACCCCTCATCCAAGGCCCGCGCCGGTATTTTCCAAACAGATCACGGAAGTATCAAAACTCCTATTTTTATGCCTGTTGGAACCGTTGGAACCGTGAAAGCAGTGCATTTCAGAGAATTGGCTGAGGATATAAAGGCGCAAATCATTTTAGGAAATACTTATCATCTTTACTTAAGGCCGGGGCTTGAGATCATTAGTCAGGCTGGTGGTTTGCACCGTTTCAATGGTTGGAACCGTCCAATACTTACCGATAGCGGGGGCTACCAGGTTTATTCGCTCACGAGCATCAGGAAGTTAAAAGAAGAAGGTGTTGTTTTTCAATCGCATATTGATGGTTCGAGCCATACCTTCACACCAGAAAATGTAATGAACATCCAGCGCACAATCGGCGCCGATATCATCATGGCATTTGATGAATGCACCCCTTACCCCTGCGAATACGAATATGCGCGCCGAAGTATGCAACTCACCCACCGCTGGCTCGAAAGATGCATTTCACAGTTCAACATTACTGATCCAAAATATGGCTACAATCAGTCGCTTTTCCCGATAGTGCAGGGCAGCGTTTACAAGGATCTGAGAAGCCAATCAGCCGAAAATATTGCTTCATGGAATGCCGACGGCAATGCAATTGGCGGACTTTCAGTAGGAGAGCCTGCCGAAGTGATGTATGAAATGACTGAACTGGTATGCGGCATTCTTCCTCAGGATAAACCCCGCTACCTTATGGGAGTTGGCACACCCGTTAACATCCTGGAAAGTATTGCCCTGGGGGTTGATATGTTTGATTGCGTGATGCCCACGCGCAATGGACGCAATGGGATGCTTTTCACAAAAGAAGGAATAATAAATATTAAGAACGAAAAGTGGAAACAGGATTTTTCATCCATTGATCCCGATGGAGAATCCTTTGTTGACAGGGCTTATTCCAAAGCTTATCTGCGGCACTTGTTTGCATCTAAAGAAATGCTGGGTCCCATGATAGCGAGTATCCACAACCTTCGTTTTTATATGTGGCTGGTGGAAGAAGCCAGAAAGCAGATTATCGAAGGCAATTTCTTTGCCTGGAAAACTTCTATGGTAAAAAAACTTTCGCACAGACTTTAAGTACAGGTTTTCAAACCTGGCAGCTTCAGCAACTGTAAGTGTTTGACAACAAAAACAAACAATAAAAGTAAAACCCGGCTGTTTGTTAAATCAACTGAATGATCAAATCATTGTATTTTTGTCCATTGCAACAACTCTTCAGCACAGGTCCCTGAAAAATGAAAATAATTGACTGGTACATCATCCGGAAGTTCCTGGGAACCTTTTTTTATGCCATTGCGCTGCTTGCCATCATCATTATCATCTTCGATCTCTCTGAAAAAATTGATGACTTTATTGAAAAGGATGCCCCGCTGAAAGCGATCATCTTTGATTATTACCTCAATTTCATTCCTTACCTGGTGAACATGTTCAGTTCCTTGTTCACTTTTATTGCGGTTATCTTTTTCACCTCGCGCATGGCCACCAATACCGAGATCATTGCGATCCTGAGCAGTGGCATAAGTTTCTGGCGGTTGATGCGACCCTATCTGATATCGGCCACACTGCTAGGTTTGCTTTCTTTTGCCTTGGCAAGTTATATAATACCAGTTACAAACCGTTCATTATTTGCCTTTGAGCGAACCTATATCAAGGACCAGAAACGTAACCATCAGGCCAACATCCACATGCAGATCAATCCCGGTGTTTATGTGTACGTTGAGAGGTTCAACAGTTTCACGGATGCAGGAAGTAAATTTTCGATCGAAAAGATTGACAGCACGGGCTTGTATTACAAACTCACAGCCGAACAGATAAAATACGACAGCATAAATAAAATCTGGTCCATTATAAATTACCAGGTAAGGCAAATTGATAGCATCGGCGAAAGGCTGAGCAGTGGCAGCCAGATTGATACTGTAATGAACATGGTTCCAGATGATTTTGTAATTGATGTTGACCGGATCAAAGTATTAACGTCACCTGAGCTGAACGAAGTAATCGCAATTGAAAAAATGAAAGGTTCAGGAGCCGTGATAGCTTACCAGGTTGAGAAACACAGTCGTATTGCTTTTCCCTTTGCCAATATTATCCTTGCAATTATTGGTGTTTCGGTTTCGAGCCGTAAGATCAGGGGCGGAACCGGCTTACATCTTGGCATTGGTCTAACCCTGACCTTTTCCTACGTGCTGTTCATGCAAATATCAACAGTTTATGGGGTTTACGGCGGACTGCCACCCGTAATTGCCACCTGGCTCCCAAACCTGTTTTTTGGAATTATGGCTATCTTCCTCATCCGCAATGCACCTAAGTAATGTGACACAGTGTTGCAGTGATACAGTGCTGGAATGATGGAGTGTTGGAATTCAGGCAGCAATCATTAGTTATATAGTTGTCATTCATTGTCATACAGTTGTAATACCTGGTCATAAAGTTGTAACTGAAACGGTCCTTCTCATTTTCTCCTTTTCTCTCAGTCCCTTCGTCGCTTAATCCCTGGTCCCTCAGCCGCCCTGTCACTTCCACATCATTCCCTCGCTCCTTGCTCTACTCTCCACGCTTTCACAACTTCCCAATCCACTGAAAATATCCATCCGGGAAACCTATAATTTCCGGTTCATGATCAAATAACCCAAATATCGCTGAACCACTTCCGCTCATGGATGCATATAATGCTCCAATCTCATAAAGCCTATCCTTTATTTTTTTCGCCTCGGGATGTCGTTCAAAAACAGGTTTTTCAAAGGCGTTTAATAAAATATTTTTCCATTCGCTAACCGGCCTTTCCATTGTATCCAATAATGGCTGTCCGTATCCTGAAGCGGTGGTCCAGGAATATGCCTGTGCAGTATTGATGTGCACAGGAGGTTTGATCAAATATAAATAATAGCCTCCCAGCTTGAGTGTTAAAGGCTGGAGTTTTTCGCCCCGCCCGGTAGCAAGGGCAGGTTTGTTTTCGATAAAGAAAGCACAGTCGCTGCCAAGCTGAGAAACATATTGAAGCATTTGATCCTTCGTTAGCGCCAGATTAAAAAGATTATTCAATAGCATGATGGCATGGGTGCAATCAGAAGAGCCTCCACCAAGTCCGGCTCCAATGGGAATCACTTTGTGAAGGTGAATATGAACCGCTGGGAGGTCAAAATCCATTTTTAAAAGTTCGTAAAGCCGGATTACAATGTTTTTGGTTCCAGCGGTTATACCATTATTGCTGTCAATAGCTAAGCCTGTGCAATTGAATACGGTAGCTCCGGCATTTGACTCCATGATTTCAAGCACATCGCATAAAGCAATTGGAAACATAACAGTTTCGATGTCATGGAAACCATCATTTCGCTTCCGGATAATATTAAGACCCAGGTTGATCTTGGCGTTCGGAAATGCAATCATGAAAAATCACTTTTTAACCCGCTGAAGTTTAACTGGTGATGAAAGGGTTCAGCCAAAAGTACCATAAAATTTAATTTCGTGATGAGGGTTCGCAAATTTCGTTGTAATTTTGAACCTGTATTGGCGGCTTGTTTACCAACCCTCACGCCAAGAAAAGCCTATATATTATTTTTGTATGCCGTTATTCAACTCTATACTTTCCTGGCTGATGAAAAAGCGGATTTCACAAATCGATTTTTTCATGAAGCATCCGCATGAAGTTCAGCAGGATTGGTTTCGCATACTTATTGATGTTTCTACTGATACCGAATGGGGTAAGAAGTATGATTACGGCTCAATAAACACACCTGAAGATTTTCAAAAGAGAGTTCCTATAAACGACTATGAAGCCCTCAAACCATATATTGAAAGATTGCAAAAAGGAGAGTCAAACCTTTTATGGCCTACTGAAATAAAATGGTTTGCAAAATCATCAGGCACTACTGCTGATAAAAGTAAGTTTATCCCGGTAAGCCAGGAAGCTATTGAAGAATGTCATTTCAAAGGGGGAAAGGACATGTTGTCAATTTACTGCAATAATTATCCTGAAACCCGTCTTTTTTCAGGTAAGGTTCTTGGATTGACTGGCACACACAACTTCGGCGATGAAAATGCATCGTGGTACCAGGGCGATGTTTCAGCGATCCTGCTCGAAAATCTACCTTTTTGGGTCAATCTGATCCGAACACCCGACCGCTCCATTTCGCTAATGGACGAGTGGGAAAGCAAAATAGAAAAAATTGCCAGAATTACTATCAATGAAGATGTTACAAATATTACGGGAGTACCTTCCTGGACCTTGCTTTTACTCAAACGCATACTTGATATTGCCGGCAAGCAAAACATGATTGATGTGTGGCCGAATCTTGAGTTGTTTATACATGGGGGCGTAAACTTTGCTCCTTACCGCGATCAGTTTGAGAAAATTGTCCCACCAAAGATGAATTACCTTGAAACCTACAACGCTTCAGAAGGTTTTTTTGGCATCCAGGATCGCACCCACTCTAAGGAGATGCTGCTGATGCTGGATTACGGGATTTATTACGAGTTCCTGCCAATAGATGAACTCGGGAATGAGAATCCAAAAACCTTGCAGCTTCACGAAGTTAAAACCGGCGAAGTGTATGGTTTGATTATTACTACCAACGCAGGTTTATGGCGATATCTTATTGGCGATACTATCCGGTTCACAAGCCTGGCACCATATAGGATAGTCATTGCCGGCCGGACTAAGAACTTCATCAATTCAGTTGGCGAGGAACTCATGATTGATAACGCAGAACAGGCCATTAGCCTTGCCTGTGAAAAAACAGGTGCAACCATCAATGAATATACCGCAGCGCCGGTATATTTTAATGATAATGAAAATGCTGCCCATGAATGGCTGATCGAATTTGAAGCTCTGCCCAATGAAATTGAATTATTCACCGATACTCTTGACCAGGCACTTAAACAACTCAATTCCGACTATGAAGCCAAGCGTTATCGCGATATGATTTTACGAAAACCCATTGTTAAGGTAATGCCCAAAGGAACTTTCTACAAATGGCTCAAGCAGAAAGGAAAACTTGGCGGGCAGAATAAAGTACCGCGCCTCGCAAACGACAGGAAATACGTTGATGAAATTATGGCAGTACTTTAATAAGGTCAGAAATCAGAAGCCAGAATTCAGGAGAGGGAATACATTGAGAAACTTTACCACAAACTAACCTCATTCACTAAAATAATTACAGCGTTTACAATCTAAACCATAACCAACATGCATCACATTGCCATTGCCGGAAACATCGGATCGGGTAAAACATCGCTCACCGAGCTATTATCGAAATATTTTGGTTGGGAAGCCCATTACGAGGCTGTTGAAACAAATCCTTACCTGCACAGTTTCTATGAAGACATGCAGCGCTGGTCGTTCAATTTACAAGTGTATTTCCTAAACAGCCGCTTCCGCCAGGTTGTAAATATCCGCAACAGCGGCAAAACAGTTATCCAGGACCGGACAATTTACGAAGATGCCCACATTTTTGCCCCGAACTTGCATGCTATGAACCTGATGTCAACCAGGGATTTCGAAAATTACAGTTCGCTTTTTGAACTTATGAGTTCATTCATAAAGGCTCCTGATTTACTTATTTATCTCAAAGCCAGTGTTCCAACGTTGGTTCAGCAAATACAGAAAAGAGGCCGGGATTATGAAAATGCAATCCGCCTCGATTACCTAAAATCGCTAAACGACAGATATGAGTCGTGGATCTCGTCTTACGACGAAGGCAAATTACTGATCATTGACGTGGATAAGATCAAATTTATTAATGATCCCGAAGGGCTGGGATTCATTATCAACCGCATCAATGCTGAGTTGCACGGTCTATTCGGTTGATGTAAATTATGATTTTCCAAGCTTTCTTACAGCAAGCACTTCGCTTGCAATTTCTTCAATAGGTTTATTGGTCACCCTGATGACTGGCCATAGCGGCTGCCGGTTAAAAATTGCATGGGCATAGTTCAACTCCTTTTGTACAAAATGCAGGCTGGCATAATCATCTGAACCCATCCCTAAATGAACCTGCCTAACATGCCTCAGTGAGGCAAGGTTATGAGCATAAGTGGTCAGACAGAAAACCTTTTCGGGAGGAAGTTTAAAAAGTCCTTCAGGTGGTTCAATACCCAGCACAATAGGCACATTGGCCACTAGCCAGCCTTTGAACGCGAAGTATATGCTTAATGGGGTTTTAAAGGTTCTTGATACCCCAACAAGTACAATTTCTGCTTTATCAAGTTCGTCAGGGCGCTGCCCGTCGTCATGTTGAAATGCAAACTGCATGGCATCAATACGCTTGAAGTATTCACGGTTGATCTCACTGAACAATCCGGGTTTCTCAGCCGGCGAATGCATCAGTTTTTCCGATAACCTGCCCAGCAGCGGGCCCATGAGATCAATAGTTTCAATGTTGTACCTGCGCCCTGTTGTGATCATAAATTCACGCAAATCGTTCGAAACCAAGGTATGAACCACGAAAGCTTCAACCTTAGTAGCTTCCTGAACTGCTTCTTCAATTTGTTGTTTGGTTCTGACTTCATTGTGAATGATGGTTTTCACCACCTGTTCAGGAAACTGGGTAAGCGCTGCATTCAGCGCCTGGGTGGCAGTTCGGCCGGTTCCGTCGGAAACTATTAGTATTTTTGTCATAATTCATGGTTTAGGGAGATGCTAATATACTTAAAGAATTTATCTTTGCCATCAAGAAATACCGGTTCAAATGCAAAAAGCGATTGCCATCATACCTGCACGTTTTGCCTCCACCAGGTTTCCCGGTAAACCCCTGGTTAAGATTGAGGGCAGAACCATGATCATGCGCGTGTATGAACAGGCCATAAAAGCAGAGCAACTTCAAGAAGTGTATGTTGCCACCGATGATACACGGATTTTTGATCATGTGAACCAATCAGGCGGTAAAGCCATCATGACTTCAGTGAACCATAGCAGCGGCACTGAGCGCTGCCTTGAGGCCTTTCAAATTTTATTGAAAGAAAAGAAATGCACACCGGATGAAATTATTATCAACATTCAGGGCGACGAACCATTTATCCTTCCCGGTCAGATTGATAAACTGGTAATAGCCTTTGCACAGCCTGAGGTAAATATTGCCACACTTATAAAAGTTTTAAAATCTCCTGAGGAACTGAATGATCCAAACTGCGTGAAGGTAGTTGCAGGTAACCACGGACAGGCGCTTTATTTTTCAAGGTTTCCTATACCTTATGTTCGCGAAAATGCAGAGCTGGAAAAATTTGTTTCCGGGTTGCATTTCAAGCATATAGGAATGTACGCTTATCGCAGTAAGATATTGGCTGAAATTTGCAAGCTGATGCCTTCACCACTTGAGATGGCCGAAAAGCTGGAGCAATTGCGTTGGCTTGAACATGGCTACACAATTCACTTGCAAGTTACTGGCCACGAAAGCATTGCAATTGATTCACCTTCCGATTTACTAAAAGTTACCAACATTTCTTGAATAATAAGAACAAGTGGCTTAGCTTTGTAAGCCCTTAGTTTGAAGCCATGAACCTCGAAAAATACATTTGCGACTTACTCTACCGGCATGAATGCGTGATAGTTCCTGAATTTGGTGGCTTTATCACCAACTACGCGCCGGCCTCTATCCAGGAGGCAACCCATACCATTCTCCCACCCCGGAAATTCCTTGTCTTTAATTCGAACCTCACAATCAACGACGGTTTGCTGGCAAATGAGATCAGCAATAAAAAGAATTGCAGCTTTGATGAAGCGATGCAATTTATTAAACGCGAAGTTATTGCGTGGCATGAACGCATGAAAGCCGGAAAAACGATTTTTCTTATCGGAATAGGTTCATTCAACATGAATAAATCCGGCAAATTGGATTTCAAACCCGATCTGGAACAAAATTTTTTTGATGAAGCCTACGGCCTGACAAGTCTGGTAGTTCCGCCGCTGCAAAAGCGGGCACGAAAACCCAAACAGCAAGCAATCCGTTATCATAAACCTGCCCGCAAAATTAACCGAAAAGCCATTCGGCGACTTGCATGGGCAGCAGCCATCACTATTCCTCTTGTTGCAGCAAGCATCTGGAGCATACTAAACTATGATTCTCTCAGGCAATATGCCGTTCAACATTCAGGAATTTTTCAAGTTTTAGAATCCGAACCCAAATCAATCAGTGATGACCAGTCTGTTTATGAAGTTGATACAAGCGCATTCCTAAAGGCTATTGGGGAAAATGCTGAGACTTCAAACAGCGCTGAATCGCTGATCGGGGCTTATGGTGCGAACCTGGGTTCAGATATTGAAACCAAAGTAGTACAAGAACAACTTACCGAAGCAATACTTCCTGCTGCATCTGAACCGGTTGCTGAACCAATAGCGAAATCAGTCCGTACTTACCATATCATCATTGGTTCGTTTGAGAGCGAAATCAATGCCCAACATTTTGCCGATGAGTTGGTGGTTTCAGGTTGGAACGCAATCAAGGTTCCCGCATCACAAGGCATGCACAGGGTAAGCATTGCATCCTATGCCGACAAAAATGAAGCCCTGCAGCAGCTATCAAAAATTCGTGAGGAACGAAACCCCGGAGCCTGGCTTCTCAGAATCTGAAACTTTCTTTGGATCCTGAGCACTAAGAAATTTAACACCAAACTAAATTGGCTAAAAAGAAACTTGCAAGGTTTGAGGAATCTAAATCATTCCCAAACCTGATCCAGGCCGGTTATTTTGATTTATTAAAAGACTATCCGCTTAAAGGTAAATGGGCTGAGAATTATTTTGGTAACACCCATCCAATTGTACTTGAGCTCGGTTGTGGCAAAGGCGAATACACGGTTTCGCTGGCCGAAAAAAATAAATCGTTGAACTTTATTGGTATTGATAATAAAGGAGCAAGGCTTTGGCGTGGTTGTAAAAATGCCATTGAGAACCACTTCGACAATGTTTGTTTTATCCGAACCAAAATTGAACAGATCGAACGCTTTTTTGCACCCGGCGAAATCAGTGAAATATGGATTACTTTTCCTGATCCACAACCCGGCAGCTCCGGGGAGCGGAAAAGACTTACATCGCCCCGTTTTCTGAACCACTACAAAAACTTCCTCAAACCTGACAGCATTATCCATCTCAAAACCGACAACACACCATTATTTGAGTACACCCTCGAAACCATCGCATCACAAGGCCACCAATTGATTTTTCATTCGTTCGATCTCTATGGACTAAACCTTGAAGACGATGCCTCAGGGGTTCAAACCTTTTATGAAAAAATGTTTCTTGAACAAGGAATCAGCATCAAGTACTTAAGGTTTAAACTGAATCAAACTCAAACCAACTGATCAGCTATTAAAATGGCAGCATCCGGAAACGATTATTCCTTTTTTGCACAGGTTCACGAAGTTGTTAAACTGATCCCCTTTGGCCGGGTCACTTCATACGGGGCCATAGCCAACTATCTTGGCACCAAAGGCTCGGCGCGGATGGTTGGTTGGGCCATGAATGCATCTCATCACTCCCTTGATTCTATTCCAGCCCACAGGGTGGTAAACCGCATTGGGCTACTCACCGGCAAAAACAATTTTGGTGGGCCTGATATCATGCAACAGCTGCTCGAAAGCGAAGGCATTACGGTGCTTGAGGATCAAATACAGCACTTTGAAAAATATTTCTGGGATCCTGCAAAAGAGCTACTCTGATCCATTACATTTAACAGCACTCATAATTGAATACTACATCCCACCCCCTTAGCAGTATCTGGCTCAAAGCCGCAGTGGCGGGTGGTTTATGGGCTTCAGTTGAAATTATTGTTGGCAGCTTTCTGCACAATATACGAATACCTTTTGCCGGTGGTGTGCTGGCATCATTCGGGGTAATATTGATGATAGCTTTTTATCGTATGTGGCCGGAAAGAGGATTGCTTTGGAGGGCTGGGGTCATTTGCGCTCTCATGAAATCTATCTCGCCAAGTGCCATTATTCTTGGGCCAATGATTGGTATTTTATCCGAAGCCATCTTGCTCGATTTGATTATACGTCTTCTGGGAAGGAGTTTGCCAGCAATTATGATTGCCGGCGGCGTTGCAGTTACCACTTCATTTGCACAGAAAATCCTAAACATTTTGGTCATTTATGGGATGAGCCTGGTTAAAGTTTATCTGAACCTGATTGATTATGCTGCCCGACAGATTGGTTTTACACATGCCAATCCGTGGGTGTTGATTCTGATACTGGCAGGAATTTACTTTGTCATGGGCCTTGCTTCTGCTATTGCTGGCTATATAATAGGCCGGCGATCAGTGGAGTTGAAGCCGTCTGAAATGTCACCTCAACTTATTGCGGGTAGAACATTATTCAGGGATAACGAAAAACAAAACTATTCCACCTTCTTATTGTTCATGAATTTACTGGCTATTCCCGTGGGTATTATTTTAATGAACAGCGCGCCGATTTACATTTCTATCTCTGTATGTTCAGGATACATTATCTTTTGCCTTGTCTATTATCCCATTCTTCTGCGAAGGTTCAAAAACCCATTGATTTGGGTTCAGTTTGTAATAATCATTGTTTTATCCGGGCTCTTTTGGAAGAGTGATCTGGAGCAAAATGGCATGTTTGATTGGGCAAGTCTGCAGGCCGGTATTGAAATGTCGTTCAGGGCCTTGTTGGTAATTTCAGGTTTCACCGGTATTTCATCGGAGCTCAGAAGTCCTTTGGTTCGCGCATTTTTATTCAAAAGAGGACTCAGGCAGGTTTACGGCGCTGTTTCACTGGCTTTCCAGGCTTTGCCCTCAATGCTCGAAGATGCCGTTAAGCCGCGCGAGTTATTCCGTCAGCCACTCACAGCAGTAGCCCGAATGCTGTCACGCGCCGGGCAGTGGGAGAAAGTATTTGCACAATCGGCCAACGAAAAAGCTTTTTAACCTGTATAATTCACACCGCAACGACGCTCCCGATGGTTATCGGGAGACGCAATGATTTGATTTAAAATAGAACTTGCCGTTGGCTTTAGCCACATCCGTGTTTTGGCTAGAATCAACAGGTATGTTTTCCACAAACACAGTGGTTTATAGAACCGTCATTCATTAAAACTATTTTCCCGTTAAGTTAAAATGACTTCTTACTTTTGTAGCCCAGCCATATGATTTAATGAAAGCACGTTCAGCAAATTCGAACCAGGAGATGAGTTTCTGGGAACACCTTGAAGACCTGCGTGGAACCCTTGTGCGTTCCGTGGCAGGAATCATGATCTTTTCTGTGGTAGCATTCTTAAACCGCAATGTCATTTTCGATCACGTTATTCTTGCACCAAAAGATTCCGATTTCATCACCAATGTATTGCTTTGTAAGCTGGGTAAGTTTTTATCTTTGCCATCGCTTTGCATTGACGATCTTTCGCTGCAAATCATCAACATTCAAATGTCAGGTCAGTTCATGATCCATTTATATGCAAGCATGGCAGTTGGTTTTGTTTTGGCTTCACCCTATATCGTTTATCAGTTCTGGAAATTCATAGTGCCTGCTTTAAAGCCCGAGGAACGAAAATACAGCCGCCGTGCTGTTTTCGTGATTTCTTTCCTTTTTTTTGCAGGAGTTCTTTTCAGCTATTTTGTTATCGTTCCGCTTACAATAAACTTTTTAGGAACCTACCAGGTAAGCGAGTTTGTTGAGAACCGTATATCACTACAATCTTATATCAGCACCGTTATCTCTGTTACACTGGGAGTAGGCATTGTGTTCGAATTACCGGTAGTAATATATTTCCTGGCCCGCGTTGGACTGGTAAATTCAAGCTTTTTACGCAAGAACCGAAAATACATGCTGATCATTATTCTTATTATTTCAGCCATCATCACACCACCCGATGTTTTCAGCCAGATACTTGTGAGCATTCCTTTACTGGCATTATATGAGCTTAGCATTTACATTGCCAGAAGAGTCAACCCGGAATAATCTGCGGTGTAACCTTTCGGTTCTGATGGCGTCAAAA from Bacteroidales bacterium carries:
- a CDS encoding MGMT family protein encodes the protein MAASGNDYSFFAQVHEVVKLIPFGRVTSYGAIANYLGTKGSARMVGWAMNASHHSLDSIPAHRVVNRIGLLTGKNNFGGPDIMQQLLESEGITVLEDQIQHFEKYFWDPAKELL
- the tatC gene encoding twin-arginine translocase subunit TatC, with the protein product MSFWEHLEDLRGTLVRSVAGIMIFSVVAFLNRNVIFDHVILAPKDSDFITNVLLCKLGKFLSLPSLCIDDLSLQIINIQMSGQFMIHLYASMAVGFVLASPYIVYQFWKFIVPALKPEERKYSRRAVFVISFLFFAGVLFSYFVIVPLTINFLGTYQVSEFVENRISLQSYISTVISVTLGVGIVFELPVVIYFLARVGLVNSSFLRKNRKYMLIIILIISAIITPPDVFSQILVSIPLLALYELSIYIARRVNPE